The Chryseobacterium sp. 52 genome includes a region encoding these proteins:
- a CDS encoding rhodanese-like domain-containing protein codes for MKSILIFGGIILTLYAAYRVYTYQTLDNDLPQLIKKGAVILDVRTEQEYKMGHIEGSLNISLGTIRERYAELDLEKTYITVCSHGLRSVKAENILKERGFKHVHNGGAWSDFAKSLTK; via the coding sequence ATGAAAAGTATATTGATTTTTGGGGGGATTATCTTAACCCTTTATGCAGCTTACCGTGTTTACACGTATCAGACACTGGACAATGATTTGCCCCAATTAATAAAAAAAGGTGCTGTTATTCTCGATGTAAGAACCGAACAGGAATACAAAATGGGGCATATTGAAGGTTCCCTCAATATTTCTTTGGGAACTATCAGGGAAAGATATGCTGAGCTTGATCTGGAAAAGACCTATATCACAGTATGTTCACACGGATTACGCAGTGTAAAAGCCGAAAATATTTTAAAAGAAAGAGGCTTTAAGCATGTACATAATGGCGGAGCATGGAGTGATTTTGCTAAATCTTTAACAAAATAA
- a CDS encoding DUF3817 domain-containing protein, which yields MIDLLKTKIGRLRILAILEGISLLTLVFVAVPVKYWLGNPSLVRVMGPVHGTLFLLFLFNTLSVGVEKQWKFKETTWKVILACFIPFGTFYIDKKILSRL from the coding sequence ATGATAGATTTATTAAAAACAAAAATCGGACGCCTGAGAATTCTGGCTATTTTAGAAGGAATCTCATTACTGACATTAGTATTCGTTGCAGTTCCTGTAAAGTACTGGCTGGGAAACCCTTCTCTTGTAAGAGTAATGGGCCCGGTTCACGGAACTCTGTTCTTGCTATTCCTTTTTAATACCTTAAGCGTAGGCGTTGAAAAGCAGTGGAAATTCAAAGAAACTACCTGGAAAGTAATTCTGGCCTGTTTCATTCCTTTTGGAACCTTTTACATTGACAAGAAAATTTTAAGCAGATTATGA
- a CDS encoding TetR/AcrR family transcriptional regulator: MKKSEVTRLNILQKAFELIYMKGYQTTSIDEIIATTQVTKGAFYYHFKTKDEMGLAIINELMKNNFKSTFIEPLLNSGNPFKSIYDLLYNILMDNDFLKVEYGCPTSNFTQEMAPWNVDFTKALNELSVQWEDTIMKCVENGKKTGTVKEDVDPKEIAVFVISGYWGVRNLGKLENSKSVYLIYLKGLKSYFNSLQ; this comes from the coding sequence ATGAAAAAATCAGAAGTAACCCGTTTGAACATCCTTCAGAAAGCCTTTGAACTGATCTATATGAAAGGGTACCAGACCACGAGTATTGATGAAATTATTGCCACAACACAGGTGACAAAAGGCGCTTTCTATTATCATTTTAAAACAAAAGATGAGATGGGACTGGCCATCATCAATGAGCTGATGAAGAACAACTTCAAAAGCACTTTTATAGAACCGCTTCTCAACAGTGGGAATCCTTTCAAAAGCATCTATGATCTGCTATACAACATCCTCATGGATAACGATTTCTTAAAAGTTGAATACGGATGCCCCACTTCCAACTTTACCCAGGAAATGGCACCCTGGAATGTAGATTTTACCAAAGCTTTGAACGAGCTTTCCGTGCAATGGGAAGACACCATTATGAAGTGTGTTGAAAACGGAAAGAAAACAGGTACTGTAAAAGAAGATGTTGATCCCAAAGAAATTGCCGTTTTTGTCATTTCAGGCTATTGGGGTGTAAGAAACTTAGGTAAACTGGAGAATTCAAAATCAGTGTATCTTATTTATTTAAAAGGACTTAAGTCTTATTTCAATTCTTTGCAATAA
- a CDS encoding MFS transporter, whose amino-acid sequence MKPESNLKSKGLPAALWALTISAFGIGTTEFVIVGLLPTVAGDLGISIPSAGLLVSLYAIGVAIGAPILTALTGKIPRKILLISIMLLFVIGNGLASIAPGFITLVMARILTGFAHGVYFSIGSTIAASLVPEEKRATAISIMFAGLTLAIVTGVPLGTFIGQHFGWRATFIGVSILGMIGLIASLLLVPNHLKSGKTASLKSLPKVFGNKRLIFAFLMTAMGYGGTFVVFTYLSPILQEITGFQESTVTFILLIYGIAIALGNLLGGKTANKNPLKALLWMFAAQGLVLLAFYFTASNQILSIITLFLLGGLSFATVPGLQLLVVQIAEKELPGTEDVASGINIAAFNIGIAIGSYTGGLAVTSSLGLASTPWMGALFLLVTVLITLYSIRLSKNQK is encoded by the coding sequence ATGAAACCGGAATCAAATCTAAAAAGTAAAGGTCTTCCGGCAGCATTATGGGCACTTACAATCAGTGCCTTTGGAATAGGAACTACAGAGTTCGTGATTGTGGGGCTTCTTCCAACAGTAGCGGGAGATCTGGGCATCAGTATTCCGTCTGCAGGACTTCTGGTAAGTCTATATGCGATTGGAGTGGCTATCGGAGCGCCTATACTGACTGCATTAACTGGAAAAATACCACGTAAGATCCTTTTGATTTCCATTATGCTTTTATTCGTTATTGGAAACGGACTGGCTTCCATCGCTCCTGGGTTTATCACACTGGTGATGGCCAGGATTCTGACAGGATTTGCGCACGGGGTTTATTTTTCAATCGGTTCAACCATTGCTGCGTCACTGGTTCCGGAAGAGAAAAGAGCCACTGCCATTTCAATTATGTTTGCCGGGCTTACTTTAGCTATTGTAACCGGAGTTCCTCTGGGAACTTTTATAGGACAGCATTTTGGATGGAGAGCTACTTTTATAGGGGTTTCTATTTTGGGAATGATAGGTTTAATAGCGAGTCTCTTACTGGTTCCGAATCATCTTAAAAGCGGAAAAACGGCGTCTTTAAAAAGTCTTCCGAAAGTATTTGGAAATAAACGTTTAATTTTTGCATTCTTAATGACTGCGATGGGGTATGGGGGAACATTTGTGGTGTTTACTTATTTATCACCCATCTTACAGGAGATCACAGGATTTCAGGAATCTACGGTTACTTTTATTCTGCTTATCTACGGAATAGCCATTGCTTTAGGAAATCTTCTGGGTGGAAAAACAGCCAATAAAAACCCTTTAAAAGCACTTTTATGGATGTTTGCAGCTCAGGGACTGGTATTACTGGCCTTTTATTTCACAGCAAGTAATCAAATCTTAAGCATTATCACTTTGTTTCTTTTAGGAGGTCTTTCTTTTGCAACGGTACCGGGTCTTCAGCTTTTGGTGGTTCAGATTGCAGAAAAAGAGCTTCCGGGAACCGAAGATGTAGCGTCAGGAATTAATATTGCCGCCTTCAATATAGGAATTGCTATAGGATCTTATACCGGAGGTCTTGCGGTAACTTCTTCACTGGGACTGGCAAGTACGCCATGGATGGGAGCTTTATTTTTATTGGTGACGGTATTGATAACGCTTTACAGCATCCGTTTGAGTAAAAATCAAAAATAA
- the pdeM gene encoding ligase-associated DNA damage response endonuclease PdeM: protein MNIAVKHIPFNNEIFTLTNQRAAFWKREKALILSDLHIGKTAHFRKNGIALANHIMKSDLERLSFLIEYFQPEKFIIVGDLLHAGDNSDVDKFCNWKNQYPDLQFFLIEGNHDRLSETLEKKLCLHFKADHLTIHGFTFIHDFDTRLPEFQITGHIHPGVILNSSVKNIRLPCFVQTEKQLLLPAFSEFTGLDTKNIPKGGKFFVFTDSEIHEL from the coding sequence ATGAACATTGCAGTAAAACATATCCCCTTTAACAACGAAATTTTCACTTTAACCAATCAGCGTGCAGCATTTTGGAAAAGAGAGAAAGCATTGATTCTGTCTGATCTCCACATTGGAAAAACAGCCCATTTCCGAAAAAACGGTATTGCTCTGGCCAATCATATTATGAAAAGTGATCTGGAAAGGCTTTCCTTTCTTATTGAGTATTTTCAACCGGAAAAATTTATAATCGTTGGAGACCTTCTTCATGCCGGAGACAACTCAGATGTGGACAAATTCTGCAACTGGAAAAATCAATATCCCGATCTTCAGTTTTTCCTTATCGAAGGAAATCACGATCGTTTATCAGAAACACTGGAGAAAAAATTATGTTTACATTTCAAAGCAGATCATTTAACAATTCATGGTTTCACATTTATTCATGATTTTGATACAAGATTACCCGAATTCCAGATCACAGGACACATTCATCCGGGTGTTATATTAAATTCTTCTGTGAAAAATATCAGACTGCCCTGTTTTGTTCAGACTGAGAAGCAGTTGCTGCTGCCTGCATTCAGTGAATTTACAGGATTAGACACCAAAAACATTCCTAAAGGGGGTAAATTCTTTGTATTTACAGACTCTGAAATTCATGAGCTATAA
- a CDS encoding ligase-associated DNA damage response DEXH box helicase, whose product MKTFENTNGFKVIQQWMADKGISPFKFQMDTWQKFGNGYSGMVVAPTGFGKTFSVFLALISDFMNHPENYKKGLKMIWITPLRSLSKDIAKAMQEAMDEIGLDWSVGVRNGDTDPKVKLQQVKNMPEILVVTPESLHLLLGQKNHARFFQDMKCIAVDEWHELLGSKRGVMVELGISQLRKYIPKIKIWGITATIGNLDEAMDVLIPYDIKKTKITAKEHKKIDIIPVIPDELEILPWAGHLGAKLADKIVPIILESKSTIVFTNTRSQSEMWYQLLLSAYPDFAGQIAIHHSSIDAHLRIWIEENLSAGKLKAVVSTSSLDLGIDFKPVDTVIQIGSAKGVARFLQRAGRSGHSPFETSKIYCVPTHSLELIEVAALKEAVRQKVIEPREPQVLCFDVLVQFLMTLAVGDGFYPDETLERIKKVFAFQEIMEEEWKSILDFLTIGGSVLKSYEEFHKIVIMEDGLYTVTSRKIAMLHRMNMGVIVSDAMLKVKFISGGYIGMVEEYFISKLKKEEKFILAGRTLEVAMIKDMTVYVRAAKGRAIAPSYLGGRLPLSSNLGHFLREKLSHALNPKASEKELQFLHPLLVSQEKNSHIPKDNEFLVEFIKNREGYHLFMYPFEGRLVHEVMAALIAYRISKLAPISFSMAMNDYGFELFSDKEIPLNEDNLDKILTRENLMNDVIASINSAEMARRKFRDIAVISGMVIQNYAGKQRSNKSLQSSAGLIFKVLEDHDPDHFLVRQAYTEVFNMQLQEQRLVEAFKRIEHSKIILKHSHTFTPLSFPIKVDSLRQTLSSESLDARIRKMVEQARKSI is encoded by the coding sequence TTGAAAACATTTGAAAATACTAACGGATTCAAAGTCATTCAGCAATGGATGGCCGATAAAGGTATTTCCCCTTTCAAATTTCAGATGGATACCTGGCAGAAATTTGGAAACGGCTACAGTGGAATGGTCGTGGCCCCCACCGGGTTCGGAAAAACGTTCTCTGTTTTTCTTGCCCTGATTTCAGACTTCATGAACCATCCTGAAAATTATAAAAAAGGGCTGAAAATGATATGGATCACCCCTCTCCGTTCTTTGTCTAAGGATATTGCTAAAGCCATGCAGGAAGCGATGGATGAGATCGGCCTGGACTGGAGTGTTGGAGTCAGAAATGGGGATACAGATCCAAAAGTAAAGCTGCAACAGGTCAAAAATATGCCTGAAATCCTGGTTGTCACCCCGGAAAGTCTTCATTTGCTTCTGGGACAAAAAAATCATGCGAGATTTTTCCAGGATATGAAATGTATTGCCGTTGACGAATGGCACGAACTATTGGGTTCAAAACGCGGTGTTATGGTTGAACTGGGTATTTCTCAGCTCAGAAAATACATTCCGAAAATAAAAATCTGGGGAATTACAGCAACCATCGGAAATCTGGATGAAGCAATGGACGTTCTTATTCCATATGATATCAAAAAAACAAAGATTACAGCCAAGGAGCATAAAAAAATAGACATTATTCCTGTGATTCCTGATGAGCTTGAAATTCTTCCCTGGGCAGGACATTTGGGCGCAAAATTAGCCGATAAAATAGTTCCTATTATTCTTGAATCAAAATCTACTATCGTGTTTACCAATACCAGAAGCCAGAGCGAGATGTGGTATCAGCTTCTGTTGAGTGCCTATCCCGATTTTGCTGGTCAGATTGCTATTCACCACAGTTCCATTGACGCACATTTACGAATCTGGATCGAAGAAAATTTAAGTGCTGGAAAGCTCAAAGCCGTTGTCTCTACTTCATCTTTAGATCTTGGAATTGATTTTAAACCCGTAGACACCGTGATTCAGATTGGCTCTGCAAAAGGCGTCGCCAGATTTCTGCAGCGGGCCGGACGGAGCGGGCACTCCCCTTTTGAAACCTCTAAAATTTACTGTGTTCCTACCCATTCTCTTGAGCTTATCGAAGTAGCAGCCTTGAAGGAAGCTGTCAGACAGAAAGTGATAGAACCCCGTGAGCCGCAAGTCTTATGTTTTGATGTACTGGTTCAGTTTCTTATGACTTTAGCGGTTGGTGACGGATTTTATCCTGATGAAACATTGGAGAGGATCAAAAAAGTATTTGCTTTTCAGGAAATCATGGAGGAAGAATGGAAAAGTATTCTGGACTTCCTGACCATTGGCGGAAGTGTTTTAAAAAGCTATGAAGAATTCCATAAAATCGTTATTATGGAAGACGGTCTTTATACAGTAACCTCACGAAAGATTGCCATGCTCCACCGCATGAACATGGGTGTTATTGTAAGCGATGCCATGCTGAAAGTAAAATTTATTTCTGGCGGATATATCGGAATGGTAGAGGAATATTTTATATCAAAATTAAAAAAAGAAGAAAAATTTATTCTGGCAGGACGAACCCTTGAAGTCGCTATGATCAAAGATATGACGGTGTATGTCCGGGCTGCAAAAGGCAGAGCAATCGCTCCGAGTTATCTGGGTGGAAGGTTACCTTTAAGCTCCAATTTAGGACATTTTTTAAGAGAAAAGCTTTCCCATGCTTTAAACCCGAAAGCTTCAGAAAAGGAACTTCAATTTTTACATCCTTTATTAGTCAGTCAGGAGAAAAACTCCCATATTCCCAAAGACAATGAATTTCTGGTGGAATTCATCAAAAACCGTGAAGGATATCACCTGTTTATGTACCCTTTTGAAGGCCGTTTGGTACACGAGGTAATGGCCGCATTAATTGCTTACCGCATTTCAAAACTGGCTCCAATCTCTTTTTCAATGGCTATGAATGATTATGGTTTTGAGCTGTTCAGCGATAAAGAAATTCCTTTGAATGAAGATAATCTGGATAAAATTCTGACCCGGGAGAATCTGATGAATGATGTGATTGCCAGTATCAATTCCGCAGAAATGGCACGAAGAAAGTTTAGAGATATCGCCGTGATTTCCGGTATGGTGATTCAGAATTATGCAGGAAAACAGCGTTCCAATAAATCTTTGCAGAGCTCCGCAGGACTTATTTTTAAAGTGCTTGAAGATCATGATCCTGACCATTTTCTGGTAAGACAGGCCTATACCGAAGTTTTCAATATGCAGCTTCAGGAGCAGCGTCTTGTGGAAGCCTTTAAAAGAATTGAACACTCAAAAATCATTTTAAAACATTCCCATACCTTTACTCCTCTGAGCTTCCCGATAAAAGTAGACAGCCTCAGACAGACCCTTTCAAGCGAAAGCCTGGATGCGAGAATCAGGAAAATGGTGGAACAGGCGAGGAAGAGTATTTGA
- a CDS encoding ATP-dependent DNA ligase, with product MKHFADLINALETTNKTNAKIDAIIDYLERAPDEDKVWFIALFTGKRPKRNVNTSYMKEWALEITKLPFWLFQESYSSVGDLGETLSLILPPPSEKIDRSLSRWMNDIVHLKDQSETEKKQFVLKSWNGLDYTERLIFNKLLGGSFRIGVSDKTLINALTKFSGQESSTLMHSLMGKWLPGEVSFQELISAENVNPDNSKPYPFCLAYPLEKELDELGKPEEWQIEYKWDGIRGQIIRRNDEVFIWSRGEELVTDQFPEIKEAVQAMKGNFVLDGEILAVKEFNILNFNELQKRLNRKTLTKKMLMDIPIEVFVYDLLELEGTDLREKSIAARRAMLEELLLNETPQNIKLSQIIAFEKWEDLNTIREESREINSEGLMLKQKNSPYHAGRKKGDWWKWKVSPLTIDAVLIYAQKGSGRRSAYYTDYTFAVKNGDSLVTIAKAYSGLTDKEIMEVSKFVNKNAIEKFGPVRTVKAELVFEIAFEGIGFSSRHKSGVALRFPRIVRWRKDKTVDEIDELEEIKKLIQ from the coding sequence ATGAAACATTTTGCAGACCTGATTAATGCTTTGGAAACGACGAATAAAACCAATGCTAAAATAGACGCTATCATCGATTATCTGGAACGTGCTCCGGATGAAGATAAAGTATGGTTCATCGCTCTGTTTACCGGGAAGAGACCCAAAAGGAATGTCAATACCAGTTATATGAAAGAATGGGCTCTGGAAATCACCAAACTCCCCTTTTGGCTCTTTCAGGAAAGCTATTCATCAGTCGGAGATTTGGGAGAAACACTTTCACTGATCCTTCCTCCTCCTTCAGAAAAGATTGACCGTAGCCTTTCCCGATGGATGAATGATATTGTTCATTTAAAAGACCAATCAGAAACAGAGAAAAAACAATTCGTTTTAAAATCCTGGAACGGCTTGGATTACACAGAACGGTTGATTTTTAATAAATTATTAGGGGGAAGCTTTAGAATTGGGGTCTCTGATAAAACTTTAATTAATGCCCTGACAAAATTCTCCGGACAGGAATCAAGTACGCTGATGCATAGCCTGATGGGAAAATGGCTCCCGGGTGAAGTTTCATTTCAGGAACTGATTTCAGCTGAAAATGTGAACCCTGACAATTCAAAACCCTATCCTTTCTGTTTGGCTTATCCATTGGAAAAAGAACTGGATGAACTGGGGAAACCGGAAGAATGGCAGATAGAATATAAATGGGACGGAATCCGTGGACAGATCATCCGAAGGAATGATGAGGTCTTTATCTGGTCAAGAGGGGAAGAACTCGTCACAGATCAGTTTCCTGAAATTAAAGAGGCAGTACAAGCTATGAAAGGCAACTTTGTTTTAGATGGAGAAATACTTGCGGTAAAGGAATTCAATATTTTAAATTTCAACGAGTTACAAAAAAGATTAAACAGAAAAACTTTAACTAAAAAAATGCTGATGGATATTCCGATAGAAGTCTTTGTCTATGATCTCCTGGAGCTTGAAGGAACTGATCTTAGGGAAAAATCTATTGCCGCCAGACGCGCCATGCTGGAAGAATTACTCTTGAATGAAACCCCTCAAAATATTAAACTTTCGCAAATCATTGCTTTTGAAAAATGGGAAGATCTGAATACCATCAGAGAAGAATCAAGGGAGATCAACAGTGAAGGTCTGATGCTGAAACAAAAGAACTCACCCTATCATGCCGGAAGAAAAAAAGGCGATTGGTGGAAATGGAAAGTAAGCCCGCTAACTATTGATGCCGTATTAATTTATGCCCAAAAAGGAAGCGGCAGACGAAGTGCTTACTACACCGACTATACATTTGCCGTAAAAAACGGAGATTCTCTGGTGACTATTGCCAAAGCCTATTCCGGGCTTACGGATAAAGAAATCATGGAAGTCAGTAAGTTTGTCAATAAAAATGCGATTGAAAAGTTTGGTCCTGTACGTACAGTGAAAGCCGAGCTCGTTTTTGAAATTGCCTTTGAAGGCATAGGATTCAGCAGCAGGCATAAAAGTGGCGTGGCATTAAGATTTCCAAGAATTGTAAGATGGCGGAAAGACAAAACAGTAGATGAAATAGACGAATTGGAAGAAATAAAAAAACTGATTCAATAA